In Streptomyces sp. SID8374, one genomic interval encodes:
- a CDS encoding NAD(P)/FAD-dependent oxidoreductase, with translation MDTHLPIATAAEAATGPTAGTGAGGGDAPATVVVVGAGIAGLTAAWRLRQAGLRVRVLEREPAAGGRMRTVDHEGFRIELGASILGRNYTGMLRLIEELGLSHQFGPSSTLCGFDRDNTVHRLRTDSRADLLRTRLIGPRTKAAVFRALPNFLAHRKRLDWDTMDRNTYLDTLSATQYARRHLTQEAIDHLCEPLFGGGIVLASPDRMAAADMLFYTAKLLVPHFNSPQGVGLLTRTLADRLGVELNTRVTAVRRQPDGLSVTWQGEDGEERSDRTDAVVVAVPAPQVPGILPELTAPDRDYLSSLPYSRALIVSLGLERPPSEKAFALFLAQRAHPALVGIELHHNKIPGRVDDGRGLVTLHPRQEFTDRWWDADDRTVAEQAVTAAAAVFPGLRETVLTSHVSRQDPALVVRPPGGYAELRAFNARRRTADPRIQLAGDYFGPSSTYGALRSGEQAAARILSHLSAGRRG, from the coding sequence GTGGACACCCACCTCCCCATCGCTACTGCCGCCGAAGCCGCCACAGGCCCCACCGCCGGCACCGGTGCCGGCGGCGGCGACGCCCCCGCCACCGTTGTCGTCGTCGGAGCGGGGATCGCCGGACTCACCGCCGCCTGGCGTCTGCGCCAGGCGGGCCTGCGGGTACGCGTACTGGAACGGGAGCCCGCGGCGGGCGGCCGCATGCGGACCGTGGACCACGAGGGCTTCCGTATCGAACTCGGCGCCAGCATCCTCGGCCGCAACTACACCGGCATGCTCCGCCTCATCGAGGAGCTGGGTCTGTCCCACCAGTTCGGCCCCTCCAGCACCCTGTGCGGCTTCGACCGCGACAACACCGTCCACCGCCTGCGCACCGACTCCCGGGCCGACCTGCTCCGCACCCGGCTGATCGGCCCCCGTACCAAGGCGGCGGTGTTCCGCGCCCTCCCGAACTTCCTGGCCCACCGCAAGCGCCTGGACTGGGACACCATGGACCGGAACACCTACCTCGACACCCTCAGCGCCACCCAGTACGCCCGGCGCCACCTCACCCAGGAGGCGATCGACCACCTCTGCGAGCCGCTCTTCGGCGGGGGCATCGTCCTGGCCTCGCCGGACCGCATGGCCGCCGCCGACATGCTGTTCTACACGGCGAAGCTGCTCGTCCCGCACTTCAACAGCCCGCAGGGCGTCGGGCTGCTGACCCGTACCCTGGCCGACCGCCTCGGCGTGGAGCTGAACACCCGGGTCACCGCCGTCCGCCGACAGCCCGACGGGCTCTCCGTCACCTGGCAGGGCGAGGACGGGGAGGAGCGCTCCGACCGGACCGACGCCGTGGTCGTCGCCGTCCCCGCCCCGCAGGTGCCGGGCATCCTGCCGGAGCTGACGGCCCCCGACCGCGACTACCTCTCGTCCCTCCCCTACTCGCGGGCCCTGATCGTCTCCCTCGGCCTCGAACGCCCGCCATCGGAGAAGGCCTTCGCGCTCTTCCTCGCCCAGCGGGCGCACCCCGCGCTGGTCGGCATCGAACTCCACCACAACAAGATCCCCGGCCGGGTCGACGACGGCCGCGGGCTCGTCACCCTCCACCCCCGGCAGGAGTTCACCGACCGCTGGTGGGACGCCGACGACCGCACCGTCGCCGAGCAGGCCGTCACCGCGGCCGCCGCCGTCTTCCCGGGCCTCCGCGAGACCGTCCTGACCAGCCACGTCAGCCGCCAGGACCCCGCGCTCGTCGTCCGCCCGCCCGGCGGCTACGCGGAGCTGCGCGCCTTCAACGCCCGCCGGCGCACCGCCGACCCCCGCATCCAGCTCGCGGGGGACTACTTCGGGCCCTCCAGCACCTACGGCGCGCTGCGCTCGGGGGAGCAGGCCGCCGCGCGCATCCTCAGCCACCTGTCCGCCGGGCGCCGGGGGTAG
- a CDS encoding SpoIIE family protein phosphatase — MSYADTPAGPGTPPGGLDDALLKALFAQSAVGLLVLDPQLRLVRANSLVEGVGTEDYIGLRFTEAFRLDDPDGAEQLLRGVLAGEGPVRDHLVRGRLRQIPGDRIFLVSAYRLDGPKDAPETAPQDAPEPGPETAPKDVGPQAAPKDGPGGPGGPGPGGPGSPALGLVSAVVDVTERERARARQAALGAVRDALGGSLDVATTCRAFIDALVPGFADLAVIEVVDEVLRGADPPVGPLPPDTPLRRAASGRCDTVERDEVIRGHPVGGTRRLPPRTPYALAVADLRPRLVQFTAETSWLDADPDGSRVLAATGAHSLIVVPLTLRGAVLGLVSLYRCGAAEPFDEEDVSLAGTATTRAALAIDNARRYEREHVIASTVQRRLLPQAERHQAAVETAHVLLPGRDSGCWFDTIALSGARTALVVGGVAGEGLQSAIAMGQLRTVIQALAGLDLEPEEVLARLKETADRLAHERAALPPSDSLQGEELRAGCVYGVYDPFTRTCTVARAGHPAPLIVGPDGRAVPLDVPEGPGLFAADGALFAPATVTLEEGSRLAFCTSELLADEHAEDRITRTLARPGRSLQQLGDDIVYALPDDTRSAGAALLLARTGTVSEHRVATWDLAQERTTPATARLLVRDRLQGWGLDEDTVDSTELIVSELVTNAVRYGTPPLRLRLLLDTTLTCEVHDGSTASPHLRHARTVDEGGRGLFIVSRLAAHWGARHGPDGKVLWTEQDLPGDGAH, encoded by the coding sequence GTGTCGTACGCCGATACCCCGGCCGGGCCCGGAACCCCTCCGGGTGGTCTGGACGACGCCCTCCTGAAGGCTTTGTTCGCCCAGTCCGCCGTGGGCCTCCTCGTCCTCGACCCGCAGCTCAGGCTCGTCCGCGCCAACTCGCTCGTCGAGGGCGTCGGGACCGAGGACTACATCGGGCTCCGCTTCACCGAGGCCTTCCGGCTGGACGACCCGGACGGGGCCGAGCAGCTCCTGCGAGGGGTCCTCGCGGGGGAGGGGCCCGTACGCGACCATCTTGTACGCGGCAGGCTCCGGCAGATCCCCGGCGACCGGATCTTCCTGGTCTCCGCCTACCGTCTCGACGGCCCCAAGGACGCCCCCGAGACCGCCCCCCAGGACGCGCCCGAGCCCGGCCCCGAGACCGCCCCCAAGGACGTCGGCCCCCAGGCCGCCCCCAAGGACGGCCCGGGCGGTCCCGGCGGCCCCGGCCCGGGCGGTCCCGGCAGCCCCGCCCTCGGCCTGGTCAGCGCGGTCGTCGATGTCACCGAGCGGGAGCGGGCCCGGGCCAGGCAGGCCGCGCTGGGTGCCGTACGCGACGCGCTCGGCGGGTCGCTGGACGTGGCCACCACCTGCCGGGCCTTCATCGACGCGCTGGTGCCGGGGTTCGCCGACCTCGCCGTCATCGAGGTGGTGGACGAGGTCCTGCGCGGGGCCGACCCGCCGGTGGGCCCGCTGCCGCCCGACACCCCGCTGCGCCGCGCGGCGAGCGGCCGCTGCGACACCGTCGAGAGGGACGAGGTGATCCGCGGCCACCCGGTCGGCGGAACCCGCCGCCTCCCTCCCCGTACGCCGTACGCGCTCGCCGTCGCCGATCTGCGGCCCCGGCTCGTCCAGTTCACCGCCGAGACCTCGTGGCTGGACGCCGACCCGGACGGCTCCCGCGTCCTCGCGGCGACCGGCGCGCACTCGCTCATCGTCGTGCCGCTCACCCTGCGGGGAGCCGTGCTCGGGCTGGTCAGCCTCTACCGCTGCGGGGCCGCCGAACCGTTCGACGAGGAGGACGTGTCCCTCGCCGGTACGGCGACCACCCGCGCGGCCCTCGCCATCGACAACGCCCGCCGGTACGAGCGTGAGCACGTCATCGCCTCCACCGTGCAGCGCCGCCTCCTCCCGCAGGCCGAACGCCACCAGGCCGCCGTGGAGACCGCCCATGTGCTGCTGCCCGGCCGGGACAGCGGCTGCTGGTTCGACACGATCGCGCTCTCCGGGGCCCGTACGGCGCTCGTCGTGGGCGGCGTCGCGGGGGAGGGGCTCCAGTCGGCGATCGCCATGGGCCAGCTCCGTACCGTCATCCAGGCACTGGCCGGCCTCGACCTGGAGCCGGAAGAGGTACTGGCCCGCCTCAAGGAGACCGCCGACCGCCTCGCCCACGAACGCGCGGCCCTGCCCCCGAGCGACTCCCTCCAGGGCGAGGAGCTGCGGGCGGGATGCGTGTACGGGGTCTACGACCCGTTCACCCGGACCTGTACGGTCGCCCGGGCCGGCCACCCCGCGCCCCTGATCGTCGGCCCCGACGGCCGGGCCGTCCCCCTCGACGTCCCCGAGGGCCCGGGCCTCTTCGCCGCCGACGGTGCCCTCTTCGCGCCCGCCACCGTCACCCTGGAGGAGGGCAGCCGCCTCGCGTTCTGCACGTCCGAACTCCTCGCCGACGAGCACGCAGAGGACCGCATCACCCGCACCCTGGCCCGCCCCGGCCGCAGCCTCCAGCAACTGGGCGACGACATCGTGTACGCCCTCCCCGACGACACCCGCTCCGCCGGGGCGGCGCTGCTCCTGGCCCGTACCGGTACGGTCTCCGAACACCGGGTCGCCACCTGGGACCTGGCCCAGGAGCGCACCACCCCCGCCACCGCCCGCCTGCTCGTCCGCGACCGGCTCCAGGGCTGGGGGCTGGACGAGGACACCGTCGACTCGACCGAGCTGATCGTCAGCGAACTGGTCACCAACGCCGTCCGCTACGGCACCCCGCCCCTACGGCTGCGCCTCCTCCTGGACACCACCCTCACCTGCGAGGTCCACGACGGCTCCACGGCCTCGCCGCACCTGCGCCACGCCCGCACGGTCGACGAGGGCGGCCGGGGCCTCTTCATCGTCTCCCGCCTCGCCGCCCACTGGGGAGCCCGGCACGGCCCGGACGGCAAGGTGCTGTGGACGGAACAGGACCTTCCGGGGGACGGAGCGCACTAG
- a CDS encoding prenyltransferase/squalene oxidase repeat-containing protein produces MRTCEAGAAPWPTKVFPSGLAGARGRMVSALAARVGADGAVRDPCGSRVLESALAAALLERTPSPGAGAGAVREFLRTRMATGAVEAAERSLAAAVLDRRAVASPGPLVRQVTDTAPDFTARRKQALVHTFAAAVDEGFLPSWDEAAFDLSGLHSWAAVQVTASKVILARATGNTARISDEDVRLLLDTQGRPHLWEGNVLIHLSVLHALSGLPGTEATVRQGVRCVLEHQRSDGGFPFVTDTDTWCTATAGVALAASGAPQDVLERIAAHLVGRQLPGGGWSYTDLSCQADVDDTSVAVQFLHSLDPVRYGEPVSRGLTSMLSVAAPDGGFPTYVAGAPSEACMTAAVVDALTVRPAAHADRVRAGLHHLAARQRADGSFPPDWSSSRLHTVFRALLAASRHPREQPADVARMVRRSMRLVLTRQNGDGGWGGQEGEASDVISTAYGLIAVCGQDDPRPAAAAAAFLVEAERNGTVRGARPDSIGPRPFVFSVPVLADIFTVLALGHLAHRTAPVGDDISGRALAGVR; encoded by the coding sequence ATGCGGACATGCGAGGCCGGGGCCGCCCCCTGGCCCACGAAGGTGTTTCCCTCCGGGCTCGCGGGGGCGCGGGGCCGCATGGTCTCCGCCCTGGCGGCCCGGGTCGGTGCGGACGGCGCGGTGCGTGACCCGTGCGGCAGCCGGGTCCTGGAGTCGGCCTTGGCCGCCGCGCTGCTGGAGCGCACGCCGTCGCCGGGTGCCGGTGCCGGGGCCGTACGCGAGTTCCTCCGTACACGGATGGCCACCGGGGCGGTCGAGGCCGCGGAACGTTCGCTGGCCGCCGCGGTGCTGGACCGGCGGGCCGTCGCCTCGCCCGGCCCCCTCGTCCGGCAGGTGACCGACACGGCACCGGACTTCACCGCCCGGCGCAAGCAGGCCCTGGTCCACACGTTCGCGGCGGCCGTCGACGAGGGGTTCCTCCCCTCCTGGGACGAGGCCGCGTTCGACCTGTCGGGGCTCCACAGCTGGGCCGCGGTGCAGGTGACCGCGAGCAAGGTGATCCTCGCCCGGGCCACCGGGAACACCGCCCGGATCAGCGACGAGGACGTACGGCTGCTGCTGGACACGCAGGGCCGGCCGCACCTGTGGGAGGGCAACGTCCTCATCCACCTGTCCGTCCTGCACGCGCTGTCGGGGCTGCCCGGGACCGAGGCCACCGTCCGGCAGGGGGTGAGGTGCGTCCTGGAGCACCAGCGCTCCGACGGGGGCTTCCCGTTCGTGACGGACACCGACACCTGGTGCACCGCCACGGCGGGCGTCGCTCTGGCGGCCTCGGGCGCTCCGCAGGACGTGCTGGAGCGGATCGCGGCCCACCTCGTCGGCCGCCAACTGCCGGGCGGGGGCTGGTCCTACACCGATCTGTCGTGCCAGGCGGATGTCGACGACACCTCCGTCGCCGTGCAGTTCCTCCACTCGCTGGACCCCGTGCGGTACGGGGAGCCGGTGAGCCGGGGGCTCACCTCGATGCTCTCGGTGGCGGCGCCGGACGGCGGCTTTCCCACGTACGTGGCCGGGGCGCCCTCCGAAGCCTGCATGACCGCCGCCGTGGTGGACGCGCTCACCGTCCGGCCGGCGGCCCACGCGGACCGCGTCCGCGCCGGGCTGCACCACCTCGCGGCCCGGCAGCGGGCCGACGGCTCCTTCCCTCCCGACTGGAGCAGCAGCCGCCTCCACACGGTCTTCCGGGCCCTGCTGGCCGCCTCGCGCCACCCCCGGGAGCAGCCCGCCGACGTGGCCCGGATGGTCCGGCGGAGCATGCGCCTGGTGCTCACTCGGCAGAACGGCGACGGCGGCTGGGGCGGGCAGGAAGGCGAGGCCAGTGACGTCATCAGCACCGCTTACGGCCTGATCGCCGTGTGCGGCCAGGACGATCCGCGTCCTGCGGCCGCCGCGGCGGCCTTCCTGGTCGAGGCCGAGCGGAACGGAACCGTCCGGGGCGCGCGCCCCGACTCCATCGGCCCCCGCCCGTTCGTCTTCTCGGTTCCCGTCCTGGCGGACATCTTCACCGTGCTGGCCCTCGGGCACCTCGCCCACCGGACCGCCCCGGTGGGCGACGACATCTCCGGCAGGGCTCTGGCGGGCGTCCGATGA
- the uppS gene encoding polyprenyl diphosphate synthase yields MSGGGGGAWVAGVVGAGGAGRTAGVVGVAGAAEVVGVVGAVPQASGGRPSGRVVPRHLGIVPDGNRRWARQHGVPAREGYRRGAERTVEVLRWCEEAGVETVTVWALSQDNAAKRQELPVMLDGITALMDSVTAAGAWDVNVLGSPGQLSTLGLADLSGRCRGSAGTGGGGRLRVNLAVAYDGREEIVAAARAVLAESGAEGLDSAAVGRRLERWGQPDCDLILRTSGEQRLSGFLLWQSLTAELHFSPEQWPDFDRAAFDAMLASFAGRERRFGA; encoded by the coding sequence ATGAGCGGGGGCGGCGGGGGCGCGTGGGTGGCCGGGGTCGTCGGGGCTGGCGGGGCTGGCAGGACTGCCGGGGTCGTCGGTGTCGCGGGGGCGGCCGAGGTCGTCGGAGTCGTCGGAGCCGTACCGCAGGCGTCTGGCGGGCGCCCGTCCGGCCGGGTCGTCCCCCGGCACCTGGGGATCGTTCCGGACGGCAACCGGCGCTGGGCCCGGCAGCACGGGGTCCCGGCCCGGGAGGGGTACCGGCGGGGAGCCGAGCGGACCGTCGAGGTGCTGCGGTGGTGCGAGGAGGCGGGGGTGGAGACGGTCACCGTCTGGGCCCTCTCCCAGGACAACGCCGCCAAGCGGCAGGAGCTGCCCGTGATGCTGGACGGGATCACCGCCCTCATGGACAGCGTCACGGCCGCAGGGGCCTGGGACGTCAACGTCCTGGGATCGCCCGGGCAGTTGAGCACCCTCGGGCTGGCGGACCTCTCCGGCCGGTGCCGGGGCTCGGCCGGGACCGGGGGCGGCGGCCGACTGCGGGTCAACCTCGCGGTGGCGTACGACGGGCGGGAGGAGATCGTCGCCGCCGCCCGCGCCGTACTCGCCGAGAGCGGGGCCGAGGGCCTGGACAGCGCGGCGGTCGGCCGCCGCCTGGAGCGCTGGGGGCAGCCCGACTGCGACCTGATCCTGCGGACCTCCGGCGAGCAGCGCCTCTCGGGGTTCCTGCTGTGGCAGAGCCTCACCGCCGAACTGCACTTCAGCCCGGAGCAGTGGCCGGACTTCGACCGGGCCGCCTTCGACGCCATGCTCGCCTCGTTCGCCGGCCGCGAGCGCAGGTTCGGCGCATGA
- a CDS encoding terpene synthase family protein: MTGDGKAGGVAGGGQVVAVAGDGQVRAMAGGGQVRAVTGCGQASALTDGAQDPAPTGCGQAPSVTDGPQVPAPTGCGQAPSVTDGPQVPALVNDTQASPPTDGGADTPYALAAYARRHLLRLAPAVGDHPMAEELEADVRSWATGHGLSGPGDDGLERRRIGRLVGRCMPGAPFGVARLVARHLAWVFHFDDTVAEHADRLAAHQAWDPPAVLRSGRLPAGAPACAHFTSLISLREDIVAAGGAGLLPLLADGLRRYAESCAREAPWRASGTPPTLAEYLAQRVHTSGGHPMYLHLLAPGMPSGHAPLTAPLTGLAELAFLIGALANDLLGHAAEQRQGDPVNAVTVLAHEYGLPAPEAYRAAVVLHAGHQHRFDAACAGLLADATLSEAQRRFVHAVMGWVAGSAAAVEPYWHHLLATHPTRETG; encoded by the coding sequence ATGACGGGTGACGGGAAGGCGGGGGGCGTGGCAGGCGGCGGGCAGGTGGTGGCCGTGGCAGGTGACGGCCAGGTTCGGGCCATGGCGGGCGGCGGGCAGGTCCGGGCCGTGACCGGCTGTGGACAGGCGTCGGCCCTGACCGACGGCGCACAGGACCCGGCCCCGACCGGCTGCGGACAGGCCCCGTCCGTGACCGACGGCCCACAGGTCCCGGCCCCGACCGGCTGCGGACAGGCCCCGTCCGTGACCGACGGCCCACAGGTCCCGGCCCTGGTCAACGACACACAGGCCTCGCCCCCGACCGACGGCGGCGCGGACACCCCGTACGCGCTGGCGGCGTACGCCCGGCGGCATCTGCTGCGGCTCGCACCGGCGGTCGGCGACCACCCGATGGCCGAGGAGCTGGAGGCGGACGTACGGTCCTGGGCGACCGGCCACGGACTGAGCGGACCCGGCGACGACGGACTGGAGCGCCGCAGGATCGGCCGCCTGGTAGGCCGGTGCATGCCCGGCGCGCCCTTCGGGGTGGCACGGCTCGTCGCGCGCCACCTGGCGTGGGTGTTCCACTTCGACGACACGGTGGCCGAGCACGCGGACCGGCTGGCCGCGCACCAGGCGTGGGACCCGCCCGCAGTCCTGCGCTCCGGCCGCCTGCCCGCCGGGGCGCCCGCCTGCGCCCACTTCACCTCCCTCATCTCTCTGCGCGAGGACATCGTGGCCGCGGGCGGCGCCGGACTGCTGCCGCTCCTGGCGGACGGGCTGCGGCGGTACGCCGAGAGCTGCGCGCGGGAGGCGCCCTGGCGGGCGTCGGGTACTCCCCCGACGCTGGCGGAGTATCTGGCGCAGCGCGTCCACACGTCGGGCGGCCACCCGATGTACCTGCACCTGCTGGCCCCGGGCATGCCCTCGGGCCACGCCCCGCTGACCGCCCCGCTGACCGGACTGGCCGAACTCGCCTTCCTCATCGGCGCACTCGCCAACGACCTGCTCGGCCACGCCGCCGAACAGCGGCAGGGCGACCCGGTGAACGCCGTCACCGTCCTCGCGCACGAGTACGGGCTGCCCGCGCCCGAGGCGTACCGGGCCGCGGTGGTCCTGCACGCCGGACACCAGCACCGCTTCGACGCCGCGTGCGCCGGACTGCTGGCCGACGCCACCCTCTCCGAGGCCCAACGGCGGTTCGTGCACGCCGTCATGGGCTGGGTGGCGGGAAGCGCCGCGGCCGTCGAGCCCTACTGGCACCACCTGCTCGCCACGCACCCGACCCGAGAAACAGGCTGA